Below is a window of Candidatus Latescibacterota bacterium DNA.
CCTCCAAAAAGTTGGTCGGCCTTTCGGGGGTAAGGTAACCATTTATGGAGATACCGGGTGGTACGGAATAACCTCTGTTCAGTTGATTGTTGGGAGCCTCCGGATTGGTCTCCGGGGGCTCTTTATTGTCGGGAAAATCTTCCGATATCCGCAAATTTTCCTGGATGAGGATGCGACACGTTCCAGGCTGCAAGGATGTGCATGGCGGATGAAACCATTTTACAATTAGCGCGGGATAGAGTGGAGCATTATGAAAACTATAGGCCTTCTGGGGGGAATGAGCTGGGAAAGTACGGTCGGGTATTATCGTGCTATTAATGAGGGGATAAAGAAAGCTCTTGGGGGGCTTCACTCAGCAAAGATCATTCTAAACAGTGTGGATTTTGACCCTATCGAAAAATTACAGCACAAGGGTGACTGGAGTGGAACCGCGAAAATCCTTTCAGAGGCGGCCCTTGGTATCCAGGCTGCCGGCGCTGATTTTCTGCTTATCTGCACAAACACCATGCATAAAGTAGCGCCTGAGATAGAAAAAGTTGTAAAAATACCCTTGCTGCATATTGCCGATGCGACTGCAGAGCTTCTTGCTGAAAAGGGTATTACAACGGTCGGCCTGCTGGGCACGTCATTCACCATGGAGCAGGACTTTTACAAGGGACGATTGACGGATAAGCATGGGTTAAAAGTCCTTGTCCCTGACGATGCGGACCGGAATATTGTCCATAATGTGATCTATGGAGAACTTTGTCTGGGGCAGAAGGTCGAAAGCTCAAGGGCGGAGTATCTTCGGATCATTGAGCGCCTGGCCGAACAGGGAGCAGAGGCAGTGATCCTGGGTTGTACGGAGATCGGAATGCTGGTCGACCAGGCCGATACTGGAGTAGAACTGTGTGACACGACAGCCATACATGCCGCAAAGGCAGTTGAATACGCGATGAAGTCCTGAACATTCGAGAGCGAAGAATAATGAAGACTTTCAGTACATGGATGATCAGGTAAGGATCGTGGAGCCGCGCAATGCAGAGTATGCCGTCGGCCGATGTGGAGACAGAGATGACAATGATCGAATTCACTAATATTCATTTAAGTTATGATGGCAAAAAGGTGATCGAAGATATCTCTTTTGAGATAAATCCGGGAGAGAAGGTCGTCCTTTCAGGAAAATCAGGTTCCGGAAAGAGTTCTCTTTTCGGCCTGGCGTTAGGGTTTGTAGAATCCAGCGAAGGCGAGGTTTTTTTCGAAGGGGTCCGCGTTGATGAAAACAGTGCATGGGATATTCGAAAAAAAATTGCGTATATCGATCAGGACATAAGTATCGGAGATGGAAAAGTCGAGGATTTGCTGGATTTTATTTCAAGATTAAAAGCGAATGCCCACCTGGATCGCACCAAAGGAAAAGCAAGGGAGCTATTAAAATATTTTGAGTTTAACGAGGATATCATCGACAAGAATATTGAAGATTTGTCTGGTGGCGAAAGACAGCGCCTGGCAATAGTGATTTCGATTTTACTTGAAAGAAAAGTTTTCTTTCTGGATGAGATCACCTCAGCCCTCGATAAACATCTGAAGAAAAAAGTCGTAGATTATTTCATGAAAAGAGAGGATTGGACTTTTTTAGTGGTATCACATGAGCCGTTGTGGCTTGAGAATCCTTCTGTAAGGGTTTTCAACCTGGAAGAGGGGAAATGGGAACAATAGATATTACTATACTTTCACTTGGGCTTACTTTTCTGCTGCTGGCAGTGCCGGTGACCATAAGTCTGATCTATGGGCTGAAGTTGATCAGGCCTCTTCTCTATTCTGTCGCAAGAATGTCCATCCAGTTGATTCTGATCGGAGTCTTCCTGAAATACCTGTTTTTATGGAATAACGTGATTGTGAATCTTGTATGGTTGGCGATTATGATCGTAGTTGCTGTGTTTTCAGCTATCAGAAGTTCTTCAGTGAAAATCAGGAAGATACTTTTGCCGGGGATGATCTCATTTTCAATTGCTACTTTTGCGGTCGTGATTTATTTGAATCTTGTTGTTGTCCCTCATAAAGATATTTTTGACGCAAGGTATACGATTGTTCTCGGGGGAATGCTTCTTGGGAATTCTCTCAGGGGTAACATTGTCGGGATCAGCACATTTTATAAGAATTTAAAAAAGGACACAAAACCGTATTTATATGTTCTGTCGCTTGGAGCTTCCCGTTTTGAGGCAATACTTCCGTATTTCAGGGAAAGTATTCAGCTTGCGTTACGGCCAACACTCGCTTCGATGGCAACGATGGGTATAGTTGCTCTACCAGGTATGATGACTGGAGTCATTCTCGGAGGGGCGAGCCCGGAAGTTGCGATCAAATATCAGATCATGATCATGATCGCGATTGTCGTCAGTACAATAATAAGCGTTGTGCTTACTATCCTGATGACTCTGCGTGTATGTTTCAACAGGCATGGCGTATTACGGCAGGATGTATTTAATAATTAAACCGACCGTGCCCGGCGTACGTCCCGGGCAGCAGGCAGAGGGTCGCTGGCTGTCGACCGTGGCGACAGAAAGCAGGAGGAAGATGCCGGTGCCGGGATTTTTTCAGTTCGTGTTAGTGTTTATCATTCTGGCCGATCCGCTTTGTGCACAGGAGGCGGTTCCGGTGTCTATCCCGGAGGCGCAACGCTCCCCTTCGTCTGCCGGCGAGTCCGCAAACGACAGCGTTATCGTCGTTCTTGTTAAAGCAGCAAAAGAACGCACTCTGCATGAAGTCACATATAATGGTTCGTATTTTCCCATTTCATATCCAAATGGGGATATTCCATCGAACTTCGGGGTCTGCACCGATCTTGTGATCAGGGCGTTCCGAGTTGCAGGAGTGGATCTGCAAAAGAAAGTCCATGAGGATATGGCAGAGAATTTTGATTTGTATCCTTCAAGAAGAATCTGGGGATTGACTGCGCCAGACAAGAATATTGACCACAGGCGAGTGCCGAATCTGCAGGCATTTTTTGAAAGATCCGGCGCTTCTCTGGAAATAACAGGAGACGAAAAAGATTATTTGCCCGGTGATCTGGTCACCTGGATGCTTCCAGGCAACCTGCCCCATATAGGAATAGTCATCGATGAGTGGGCCAGAGATGGAGACAGGCCGCTGATCGTGCATAATATCGGGGAGGGCCCAAAAACAAATGATATATTATTTAAGCACCCGATTACGGGGCATTACAGGTACACAGGTGAATAGAATCTGGCATTGACAAAGTAACCCTGGATTGAAAATCATGAAAAATAACATGACAGATCAGTGTCCCCTCTGCCAGAGCTCGACGGCTGTTTTTTATCGAAACGCTAAACAGCTTTATCATCATTGTGATAATTGTTCGGGCATCTTTCTTGACAAAACACTGATACCTGACAGGGAAGCCGAGAAGTCTCGCTACAGAGAGCATAACAATGACATCGATGACGAGATGTATCAGAAGTTTGTTTCCCCGATTTCTTCAGCGATCATGAGAGACTTTTCCAGGGCCGACAAAGGGCTGGATTTTGGCGCAGGAACAGGCCCGGTTATCTCCAAGATATTATTAGACAACCAATTCCACATTGAACAATATGATCCGTTTTTTCATGATCACCCTGAGCTGCTGAACGGAAAATATGATTATATTGCCTGTTGTGAAGTGGCAGAACATTTTCATGACCCATACAGGGAATTCAAGCTGCTGAAAAAATTATTACTGCCTGACGCCAGACTCTATTGTATGACAGAGCTATATAGTGAAAGTATTGATTTCAGTGCCTGGTACTATAAGAACGATCCGACTCATGTGTTCTTTTATCAGAAGAAAACAATACATTGGATAAAAGAGGAGTTCGGATTTCGCGATGTGACAATCAAAGGCAGGCTAATAACCTGGGTAAATTAATTCTACATAAGGGATTACTCATATCTGCCGGCGTCCTGTCCGTAGTGCTGGCGATCGTAGGGATCATTGTCCCTCTGTTGCCGACCACTCCCTTTCTGCTGCTGGCAGCAGCATGTTTCATCCGAAGTTCGGATAGACTCTACCGATGGCTTATCTCACACAAATGGCTCGGCCCCTACATCAAAAACTACAGGGAGTACAGGGCCGTCAGCAGGCGCACTAAAATCATGACCCTGCTGCTGCTTTGGGGCACTCTCGGGTATGCGGCAATAGAAGTAACGAATGTCCTTGCGATACGTGTTCTGTTATTGCTGGTCGGAGGGGGAGTCACCGGACATGTGCTTAGATTGAAGACGCTGACCCCGGAAATGCTGTCAGGGAAAGGAAAAACGAAGGAAAATCAGAGATAAGAACGAAGTTGTGATGCAAACAGTTCCATCATATGATAGGTTTCAACGTGGCAGTGAGTTACGATGACGGTACGGAAGAACATTTAGGGGAAGAAAATGGATGAAGGCAGATTCGAGCAATTGACAGTCGGGATATTGGTTAAACGTGAAGGTGGAATGTTCAAATCCAGTGGATTGGGTGTATTCTATGACCCGACAAAAAAGGGAGAAAAAGCGAAATCCAGCGCGGCTTATGGAGAATATGACGAAGAAACCATCTATGGAAAATATAGCAGAATCGGGGGCAAGCATAAATATCCGAATGTCGATCCGATGATCATCGCAGAGCAATTTTTTGAAACGATGAAGTTGGCAGGCATTGATGCTGAAAAGCCTGTCGAAAGGCAGCTGAGGCTGGACCTTGAGGGTAATCTGGGATATCTGGTGCGGTTCCCTCTGGAAGATCTGGAGAGAGGACGCTCGATATTCGAGTTTCTCTCGACGATGTATTATGATCATCGGAATGTATTAAAATCATTTGTGTATCTTGAAAAAGCAAAGCAGAATGACCCGGGACACAGTACGGTGGTAACTCTTGGGCCAGAAGTCACGACGCTGAGTACAGAGCGGTTTCATCCTATTTATATCGGTGGAACCCAGCAGCAGGACAGTATTGTAGTTGATAAGTCAATACGTGCGCTCAATTTTTATAGTGTACAAAAGCAGCGACTTGTACAATTTATGGACAGGATCGAATCCAGACATACGATTTTTTCTGTGTCTCTTGAAGATCTGCCAGCCGACCAGGTCGCGTACACACATTCTGTGATGTGGGACAGTAAAGATCTGCCTAGAGGGTACAGAGCAAATTTAATGAGGAGAGGCTTGCTCGAGGCTCAGGATAAAGACATAGACAAGCTGGTCGCGTACAGCCTGTTCCCGGCGGAGATGGAGATGCGGCTCATAGAGTCATTACGATTGATCCAGAAAATGGTTGATGGCCCGACAGGGTTGCTACAGAAATACATGACAGTGAATGCCCTGATAAAACAGGTCGTTAAGGACGAGTTTTTCGCAGATTTCAGTTGAAGGTAGGGGCTATTACACAAATATGGGCGCTATGAATGTTGAGGACAGGATACGAGGGACAGTCTTCGGACAGGCTATAGGAGACGCGCTGGGGCTCGGCACCGAATTTCTCACGAGAGACGGGGTAAGGGAATACTATCCACGGGGCCTCAATGACTACGATCAGATCATACAGGACCGGCACAGGCGGAGATGGAAAGAAGGCTCCTGGACGGATGACACCGACCAGATGCTCTGCATTCTGGACAGCCTTATAGAAAAGAACGACGTCGATGTCCAGGATATCGCTCACAGGATCTATAGATGGGCTTCCGGCGGAGGTATGGGGATCGGACGAACGGTCAGGGCTGTGCTTTCTTCCCCCGGATTCCTGGAAGATCCTCACGCTGCCGCCAATGGAGTATGGGAGCAGTCGGGACGAAAGGCGGCGGCGAACGGCGGTGTAATGCGGACTTCTATTCTGGGTGTGTGGAATTACAATGATCCGATAAAGGTCCGGGAGAATGCGGCCGCTGTCTGCAGGATCACTCACTTCGATCCAAGATGCGTCGGCTCCTGTGTCCTCGTCTGTCTCGTGATCAGCTCTCTGCTGGCAGGGGTGAGAGATGTAAACGAACTTGTCCGGCAGGCGTACGCAGAGTCCGATTATCATGACGAGCGGATACGGGGGTACCTCGAAAGAGCACAGGAATCTCTTGAAGCACTCGAACTCGATGAGGGGCTCGATCCGGAAACGGGCGAAAACGGAAAGATCGGATATACATTAAAAGCAATGGGCTCTGCCTTCTGGGCACTCAATAACGCGATATCTTTCGAAGAGGGGCTATCGAGGGTGATTCTTGAAGGTGGGGACGCCGACTCCAATGGGGCTGTCACCGGGGCCATCCTGGGTGCGTACTTTGGATATTCTGAGATACCACGAAGACTTGTTTCTCGCCTCAGAAACAAAAACAAGCTTGAAAACAGGATCGAAAAACTGATCCAGCTCTTATAGAACACTTTTCTTCCGAACTTTCAATCGCAGGTCCTCTTGATTTAGGGGAGCAAATTAGTATACAATCCTGGAGCCTCTTCACAGGAAAGGCAAATCTAATATTTCGGTCGCAGGAACTAACAGGAACCGGTCCTCGTCACAGGGAGGAACAGGATGCAGGAACATTTAAAAGCATGCGCGCAGGCAGTGCTCGATGGTGAGAGCGAGATAGCGGAAAAACTGGCAAAGCTTACACTCGAGAAACAAATGAATCTGCTGGAAGTGATAGAGGGTGGATTTGTAGCCGGTATCAGGAAGGTAGGGAAGCTGTGGGAAGAGGGCACGCTTTTCCTTCCCGAGCTGGTGATGGGCGCTGAAGCTATGAAGGCCGCGATGGATCTCCTTCAGCCCGCGCTTGAGACAGCAGGAAGCGACAGGGAAAGGGCGGGCCATGTCGTTATCGGTACGATAGAGGGAGACATCCACGACATAGGTAAGACTCTGGTCGCAACGATGCTTTCGGCTAACGGATTCAAGATCACCGATCTCGGAGCCGATGTTCCCGCTGTCAGATTCGTCGAGGAAGCAGAAAAAAACAATGCGGATTGTATAGCGATCTCGGCTCTTCTTACGACGACTATGCCGGGGCAGAAAAAAGTGATCGAAGAACTTGATAAGCGTTCGATGAGAAACCGGGTAAAGGTGATGGTCGGCGGCGCCCCATGTGATGAAAAATGGGCTTCGGAAATAGGAGCGGACGGATATGCGGGCGACGCGGTGGCCGCCGTTGCTCTCGCCAGGAGTTTTGCTGGACAGGGGTAACCGATGAGTATTGATTTCAGGGAGTATATACAAGGAAGAAAGGTCCTGTTCGACGGGGGAATGGGAAGTATGCTCATTGCTGCTGGCATGGGCGAGAAAGAGATTCCCGAGCAGTGGAACATCCTTCATCCCGACAAATTGATAGAGATTCACTCGGCCTGGTTCGAAGCGGGGGCGGAAGTGGTACAGACGAACACTTTTGGCGGCTCAGGCCTGAAGTTGTCCGCATCGGAACCAGGCAGGGCCATGGATCCGGCCGAAGTTAACGAAAAAGCGGCTTTTCTTGTACGTGAGGCCCTGTCCAGATTTTCTCCGGGTGACGATGGAGGAGAGGGAACCCCGGGGGCTTCGCTCGATGGTATGCTCCAGCGTTTCGTCGCGGGAGACATCGGCCCCACGGGAGAATTTTTTCCGCCGATGGGGACACTCTCCGCCGAAAAAGCGAAAGAGACTTTTCTGACGCAGGCAGCAGCACTCGATAGAGGAGGAGTCGACCTTTTTCTCATCGAGACCATGTATGATATCAGGGAAGCTGTCGAAGCGCTAAGAGCCGTCAGGGAAATATCCGGCAAGCCGGTGATCGTCGAGTTGACATTTGACAGAAAACCCAGGGGCTTTTTTACATTGATGGGAGACACTCCGGAGAAAGCAGCCGGAATACTATCGAGCGAGGGAGCCGATGTCATCGGGGCGAATTGTACCATTCAGAGCGATGTAGCGGCGGAACTGACCGGCGAATTCAAGAAAGTAACGGATCTGCCAGTTCTGATACAGCCAAACGCGGGAAAGCCGGAGCTGTCCGGTGGCAGGGCGATATACCGGCAGACGCCGGAGGAGTTCGCCAGGGATATGGAGCGGGTTCTCGAGGCGGGCGCCGACGCGGTCGGCGGTTGCTGCGGGACGACCCCCGAGTTCATTCGGGCACTCAGGATGAAGATCGATTCGAAAAAGTGAGATAATCGAATATGGACCCGGTGATCATTGAAAAAATCAGGATCGATATAGACAGGGGAGAAGTCATGCGACTCCTCGGCAGGATTGATTCCGAAGTCGGGGAAATCGACGCCAGGGTAATTCGGGCCGTGGACAGGGGGATCGAAGATGCGGGACGATTGTGCGAACCGAAAGGCATGTATATGATCGCGCGGGGGAAGGACCTGCCCGGATCCGGGATATTCGACGACCTGGACCAGGTGGCCTTCTGCATCTGCACGATAGGATCCATGCTCGAGGATAGGGTGACCAGCCTGACTACCGAAGGCCGGCTTCTCGACGCGGTGATCCTCGATTCGGCAGGTTCGGCGGCGGCCGAGGCGACGGCCAGATACATGGACGAATCGATCACCGAGGAGGCTTCCAAGGCGGGACTCAAGACTTCATGCAGGGCCAGTCCAGGCTATGGAGACTGGGACGTCAGAGAACAGGAAGGCCTCTTCAGTCTGGTCGATGGGGGAATGATAGGGGTAAGTCTGTCGGAAAGTTGCATGATGAAACCAAGGAAATCGGTGTCGTTCGCCAAGCATATTGACCAGAAACCACTTCGGCTCAGAAGTGAGAATTCCTGCAGAAACTGCGATCTGGATATCTGTCAGTACAGGATTAGCGATATTAAGCCTGAATAGGGGAGAACCGTCCGGGCCCCCGAAAGGAGAATCGATGTGAGCATGATTCCTCGTGTGACATGGTTCAGTGACGATGACAGAAACAAGATCATCGAAGAAGCGAAACAGATACTCGAAGAGATCGGAGTATTCGTAGAGAACGAGGAGGCCAGGGGGCTGCTCGATGGAGCGGGAGCAAAGATCGATGGCAACAGAGCATATATCCCGGCCACAATCGTGGAGAAGGCCCTTGAATCGGCGCCTGACAGAGTCCTGCTATACGACCGTTATGGAGAGATCGCCATGGATCTTGGAGGAGACAGGATCCATTTCAACCCCGGCTCGGCGGCCCTGAGGATATTCGACCGTGATATGGGCGATGCCAGGACGCCGGTAACAGCTGATGTTATCAAATACGCAAGGCTGACGGACGCACTGCCTGGCTACGCGGCACAAAGTACGGGCGTGGTCCCGGGTGATGTGCCGGAAGATATCGCGGACAGCTACAGAGTGTTTCTGGGACTTCAGAACAGCACGAAACCGATAGTGACAGGCACATTCAAGGTGGAAGCTTTTGCGGTGATGCATTCGATGCTCTCTGCAGTAGCCGGCGGTGACGAAGCGCTGAGAGAAAAGCCAAACGCCATTTTCGACTGCTGCCCCTCTCCTCCGCTCAGCTGGAGCGACCTGACATGCCAGGCGCTGATAGACTGCGCCAAGGCGGGCCTCCCCGCGGAGCTCGTCTCGATGCCTCTGACCGGCGCGACTTCCCCGGTGACCCTGGCTGGAGCCGTCACACAGCACTGCGCGGAGAATCTCAGCGGAATAACCATTCATCAGCTGGCGCATGCCGGAGCCCCGATAATCTACGGAGGTTCTCCAGCCTGTTTCGATATGAAGAAGGGTACGACGCCGATGGGCGCGATCGAGACGATGATGATAGACGGCGCGTACGCGGAGGTCGGAAAGGCGCTGGGAGTCCCGACACATGCATATATGGCCCTGAGCGATTCGAAACCGGTGGATTACCAGGCGGGGATGGAGACTGCTATGGGCGCGATCGTCGCGGCAATGTCGGGGGTGAACAATATTTCAGGCCCGGGAATGCTGGACTTCGAATCGTGCCAGAGTCTTGAAAAGCTGGTTCTGGACAATGAGATCTGCGGCATGGCTCATAGGCTGACCGCCGGCATCGAACTGAGGGATGATCCTGTGGCACTCCCATTGATTGCTGCGGGAATCGAGAAGAAAGAGTTCCTCTCCCTGCCACACACGAAAAAATGGTTCAAAAAAGAAGTGTATATGCCTGGCGATGTCATCGAGAGAGGCTCTCTGGAGCAGTGGCGGGCGGATGGGAAAAAAACAGCCTTCGACAGAGCCAGTGACCAGGTGGACAAGTTACTCAAAACGCACGAAGTCGAACAGCTCGACCCGGAGATCACGAAGTATATTACCGGGCTGATGGTAGAAGAGGGTAAAAAGGTGGGGATGGACAAGCTTCCGACAGGCTGACAGGAGCCTGCGAAAACGGAGAGATGATGGCGATCCTGAAAGAGAAGATATTTGTCACAGAGAGCGGTGATCCTGCGGAAAGAATCATGACAGGTCTTGGCCCCTATTTGAAAACGGAGCCTCTCCTGTTCTCACCGGAAAGATCGGCATTGCTCGTTCTGGACATGCAGGGCTATTTCGTCGATCCGGGATCGAGGGCACTGATACCCTCTGCCCCCGATATCGTTCAAGCGGTCTCCAGCCTTGCCGACGCCTTTGAATCTGCCGGCGCTCCCACGATCTTCACCAGGCATCTTGACGTGAAGGGCGAGGCCGGCATGATGGAAAGATGGTGGGGAGGGCTTATCTGCCGGGAAGACCCTTTATCGAAGATCTGGCATGAATTGGAGCTGGAAGGCCGCGAGGTTTTGGACAAATCAAAGTATGATGCTTTCTGGGGCACCGGCCTGGACGAGAGATTGCGGGACGTGGGAGTCGAAAGGCTTGTTATTGCCGGAGTGATGACTCATCTCTGTGTCGAGACGACCGTCCGTTCTGCCTTCATGAGAGATTACGAGGTCTTTGTGCCGGTCGACGCGACGGCGACATATAACAGGGAGCTTTTTGACGGGTCACTCAGGGCGATCGCTCACGGGTTCGCCGTGCCTGTCTCAACCGGGTCGATACTCGAAACCTTCGATGTGGAATGATGCGTGATGCCTGAAACAATCAATACAAAGTTAATGATAATCGGAGCTGGTCCGGCAGGGATCGCTGCGGCGATATATCTTAAGCGGGCGGACATCCCTTTCGTCCTGTTTGAAAGCGGAGAACCGGGCGGGCTTCTGAGAAATGCTTTCCTCGTTGAGAATTATCCCGGCTTTCCAGGCGGGATAAAGGGCGCCGAGCTGGTGGACAGGATGGTCCACCAGATGGAGGAACTTGGAATCGAGATCACGAAAGAAAGAGTGGAAAAGTTCGAACTTGAGGAAGAAGAGTTTAAGGCGGAAACTATAAAAGGAACATATCGGTCGGAGATAGCCGTGATCGCCTCGGGGACAGTGCCGGTGGAGCCGGACGGGATAGAGATCTCCCCGGAAGCCTCGGCTCGGGTCTTTCGCGAAGTGATCGATGTGGCTGGTATAGAGGGAAAGAGGTTCGCCGTGATCGGTGGCGGGGATGCCGCATTCGATTACGCGCTGAGCCTCGCGGAGAATAACGATGTGGCGATCTTTGTCCGCGGAAGCGAGCCTCGCTGCCTGGAGCTTTTGATCGAGAGGTGTGTCGATCACGAACGGATAGCGATATATGTCGACACGGAAATACTCGAGATCGACGATGGCGATGATGGGATCGTGATGATAGGAAATGGATCCGGGGAAGATGGAAGCAATCAGGCGAAGATCTCTATATCTGTCGAGGCCGACTACGCAGTCATCGCGACAGGCAGAAAACCATCTGTCGATTTTCTTGAGCCCTCGGTCACGGGAAAGATCGATTTGCTTTTGGCCTCCGGGTTTTTGTATCTTGTCGGGGATGCAGGCCACGGCAGATATCGGCAGGCATCGATCGCGATCGGCGAAGGGGTAGCTGCGGCGATGAGAATAGAGGGTCTTTTCCCAGGCGAAAGATGATGCGCGTAAAAGCTTCAGCAGGAAACGACGACATAGCAAGAGTCTTCATCGCAGAAACCGATGATGGGAAGATGCTCGAGTTTGTCGAATCCGTTCAGCCTCCCATCCCGCGGGAGAAGAAATGGGTCCTGATCATTTCTACCCTTTACGGGTGCCCCGGAGGCTGCAGGTTCTGTGACGCAGGGACTCATTATGAAGGCAAGGTTCCGGCATCGGTCATGATGGAGCAGATCGACCATCTCGTCAGGAGGCGATATCCGGACGGCAGGGTGCCGGCGGAGAAGTTCAAGGTGCAGCTTGCCAGGATGGGCGAGCCGGCGTTCAACGACGAAGTGCTCGACGTTCTTGAGCAGCTTCCTTCCGCATACGACGCCCCCGGCCTGATACCGGCGATCTCGACGATAGCGCCGGAAGGAAGGGAAGCTTTCTTCGAGAGATTACTCAAGATCAGAGACAGACTCTATCCGGAAAGGTTCCAGCTTCAATTCTCCATTCATACGACCGACTTGGAAAAGCGGGACTGGCTCGTTCCGGTGAAAAAA
It encodes the following:
- a CDS encoding NAD(P)/FAD-dependent oxidoreductase, whose translation is MPETINTKLMIIGAGPAGIAAAIYLKRADIPFVLFESGEPGGLLRNAFLVENYPGFPGGIKGAELVDRMVHQMEELGIEITKERVEKFELEEEEFKAETIKGTYRSEIAVIASGTVPVEPDGIEISPEASARVFREVIDVAGIEGKRFAVIGGGDAAFDYALSLAENNDVAIFVRGSEPRCLELLIERCVDHERIAIYVDTEILEIDDGDDGIVMIGNGSGEDGSNQAKISISVEADYAVIATGRKPSVDFLEPSVTGKIDLLLASGFLYLVGDAGHGRYRQASIAIGEGVAAAMRIEGLFPGER
- a CDS encoding radical SAM protein is translated as MMRVKASAGNDDIARVFIAETDDGKMLEFVESVQPPIPREKKWVLIISTLYGCPGGCRFCDAGTHYEGKVPASVMMEQIDHLVRRRYPDGRVPAEKFKVQLARMGEPAFNDEVLDVLEQLPSAYDAPGLIPAISTIAPEGREAFFERLLKIRDRLYPERFQLQFSIHTTDLEKRDWLVPVKKWDFARIAAYGEKFYREGGRKITLNFALAEGMPIDPAILLEHFSPEKFFIKMTPVNPTCSAGETGLASHIVPGNDRYPVIEDLEKAGYEVLLSIGELEENHIGSNCGQYIGKYLADGNLEEGYNYKINEA